tttctatgtttACATAAAaactgattattatataatttttgaagtatGTTCTTTCTAATTTACATTGTACTTTATAAGCAAGAATaacataagtattatatacaatcaatataataatatagcttatatatgtacatgttCTAGTAGTATgacattatacataattatttcttaataataaaaaatgcaaaaacagGAACAAGACTGCACATGATATATGTTAAGTCCCCATctacgaaaatttttgtttaccaAAAGGGACacctgtaaaataaataattttattagtaatgattaataataattgatcatttataaaaaaatgtattatttatatattatataattaacaaataaataatgaaaatcacttatgattttgtaatatattgtaaataaagttataaaaaaataccatCCAATATAACATTGACATAAATTCTCATTATTGGTAGCTTGTTGAATTAAAAGATCAACTTGACGTTGAACACTCAATGTTTCTTCATGAGAGAAATCACGTCCCGTTAATTTATCCCTTACTCTTGTAATAATAGCAAGGGCTTTTTTGTTTAATGCCTCTGGTTGATTAGTATCAcctatgataataataaatttttgttcattttttatatttataatttataattttcaattatatatttattaattataatattttgtttatataatttttcctacttaaaaaataaaaaaacttaaattccaTACAGATAAATAGTTTACCTCCATTTTCAACACTACATGGTACTCCTTTCTTTGGTAATGTGGCAGTAAGAGAATCTAATGCATCGCTTTGCTCTTGATTGCTGCTAGCACTCATTCCCTGAGCATCAGATCTTTTACCTTTCAACGCAGCATTGTCCATTAATCGCCAATTTAATAGAGGATCGTATACAAATGCTTCTAATACTGCCATTAAACTATCCTTATTACGATGTAACACTGACATTACAGATTCACAAGTTCTTCTATATGTGCCCTCGATTCCCGTTACTTCCATTGCATTGATTAACATTCTTGTTAATCGAAATGGAATTTTCTCAGGAAATTTCTCTCGAGTCATGGCCACTTCAAAACAATCTCCGAAAtcgatatgtaatatttttccgCTTAAACGATCCAACATCAAATTAGATGGATGTCGATCACCAAGACCAAGAATATAGCCCACCATAGACATTACAGCGAGAGAACGTGTATAATTTGTTCTACGATCAAACCATACTTCGCTTGATGGTGACTTTAACCAAAGAAGCCGCGATAAATCATCACCATATGTATGCTCAAGAGCATGTTCAAATACTTCAACTTTTTGCATAAGCATAAGATGATCATAACCTGGGGCcatctaaaaatcaaattgttataattgaattaattaaaataaaatattaacacataaaatatgtacttactcttaacattattttatgttctatatttaatagtattttttttttttctctataatcTCTGATAAGTGTATGTAATGTATCACAATGCGGTACCCAACCAATTAAACCACTATTTGTGGACAGTGGAATTACTGCATAcctctaaatataaaatatcaaatttaattgataaaattgataaattttaatattatatatttaataaattaattatttgattaattatttgataaatactatattatagaattttgttttttaacatatatttacttGAATAGTAAGATTTCTTCTAAATGTATCTGGATCATGTAATAAAAGAGTATTGACTAGACCAAATAATTGCATTACACGTTCATCCTGTCTGAGATCTTCATGTCCTTTCAAAAGGAACATATAATCTTTACCATTACTACCTGCAAATATTAGACATTTAAgagattttatacattttattcaatgttacattaaattatctaatgaaattcaaagattACTGAccttttatacataattttcgcGGTCGCTGTTTGCTGGTTATTACTTGCATGGAACTATGTATACTTGCTATTCTAACTATTGGCTGTCCCGGACTATAACTTCCCGGTACAGCTAGTTCTAAATCCCTACAAAGAAGTAATTTAGGACTAACATATTGAAGTTCTAAACTAGTTAACTGCGGTAATTGTCGAGATATTCTTCTAAAgacatgataatataaatcccAAGCTTGATTCAAATCTCGAACATTGCGTGAAGCTTTATATCTGCGACACCATTCTTGTGCTTCCATTAAATCTCTGCCATAAGCTTGATTAAAGGACGTTTCTTTCAAAGTCTGTGGACCTCTTTCTAACATTGCATGTAAAGGTTCCAATGTATCAAACATTCCTCGAACATTTCTTTCGCCGAAATATAATCTGCTAGCTTCTTCTAATCCTTCATGCCATAATTCATGCCAGAGAATTGCAACTCTAATTAATTCATCACTAGCCATCATTGCTTGTTGTACTAATGTTGGACTATGTTCAcacatatttttaagaattttattagcgGCAGTCTTTCTAGCATGACTAGCGCTTTTCGACGCTACAGTCAAAGGATAAACCAAAGCTTGTGGATGCGTTTTTCCAATATCTATTAGAAGATGATGTATGCATCGACCAACTAAAGCTCGGGGTGTGTCTATTCTTGCTATAAGTTGCGGAATTACTTGTAACCAAGTATTGATTTCAATTAAACGGATACCTTCGACAATAGCTTCATATACCTCTGGCCATTGACCATAATCAAACCATAAGGTCAATAAACGAAGTGTATCTTGTAAAGAATTACCATGAGAAAGATTAATAGATCTAAAAAATCCTTCAACTGCTGGTACAGTAAATTGAGATATATACTGTGAACTAGAAAGATTATTATGAGTCCCATTTCCTGGAATATTCTCAGTATTTGAGTCACCTTGctgatgtttataaaataaaactgtttCAAAGTTAGTATAAGCGAAAGCATGCCATGCTTTGTACCAAGTAGGATCATGTTCTGTAGCTGCAGCATAATAAGATAGCACAGCTGGTATAGAATGTTCATTTATGCCTTGCAATGCTTCTAACCATTCTCCAAGCTTTAAATAACATCTGGCGAgtaatctttttcttatttcctgTTGCTTCTCATCTTCTTGATTGACTACTGATAAAGTTGTCGGTTGTAAAGACATCTGTACAAATCTTTGCAGTTGATTGTATGCTTCTTCTCGTTTATTTGCTACCCACATATGTTTACAATAAGCAAATGTTACTTGAGGATGAGTGGTTGGTAATGCCTGGTCAGGAGTTAATGAAGGATCTGTTCCAAGTAACATAACTAATGTTTTATGACATAACATTAAGCTACCACTTTTTCTGCAAAGACTAGCATATTTTAACCACGTATACATATCATCTTGAGGTGAAACTACTAATGTATGAACCTGTATAATCTTTTGCCAATCTTCAACTATTCTTTGTCCACCTTGAAGCCTTTCCCACCACATGGACTTAATGGTGGATCTTCTTTCTGGgactaatttaaattgtatcacTTCCTCTAATTCTGCCAATTTTTGGACTTCTACCATAGCATTATAAGCTCTTTGATAGCTTTCTCCAGCCATAGCAGTCAATTCTGTATCTAGCAAATCTCTAGCACTATCAATAAGTTGATGGGCAATATTGTATTGTTCATCATGAATTGCTAAAACAGCTCTATAAAAGGCACCATCCTGAGTATCCTTTGGTATTAAAGAGACATATTTTTCCATACTTTCCCATTGATTTAAACCCCATGCTGCAGCTGCTGCCATTCTAGCCATTCTCTGTTTAGTTTCATCATTTTGATGAGACCATTGTTTGGTAGCAACATCATGCAATTGTCCCCATTCTCCAAGAGCTTCCAAGCAACGCATTTCACCTAAAGTCGATTCTACATCTGTAGAATCGCTTTCCAGTCTTTctctatataattgtaaagcTTTATCCCAATTATGTAGTTTTTCATACCAACGAACTTGCACTTTTAGATCTTGCTGATTATTCTGATTCATAACATATTCAAGTAAACCTTCTGCAGCTTCTTTTTGCTGAAGCTTGTTATTAATAGAGATTAAAGATTCAAAAACATTACTATTCCTACTCTTATGAAATTCATCTTCTTTATAATGTAACGCTTTTGCGTAAGCTCTACAATGCATTGCTCTTTcacctaaaattttattgtctaAAGGTAATGGTCCTTTGTCACAATGTTCCATAAATTCtgctaaatttaatattgtttgtgTTATCTCTGGAAGATCAGGAACCATTAATGCTTGTTGTAAGGTTTGTATAAGTTCCGCCTTATAAGTATCGTCCAATTCGGTCCAACAAGAAACGAAAGCCgcattaaataaatctctaGGTAATTTGGAATAGGTCTGTGCAAGAGCCCAACATGATCTTAGTGCTGGTGACGGTGATTCTTTGAGCAAACCAATCGACAAACTTCTTAGCCATTCCAACCAATCATCCTTCGAAACTCTTCTTGTTGCAGTCCAGGCTTTTTGAAGATTCGAAGCAGACACGTGTAATCTTTTAATCGTAGTTGTGTCAGATGATGTTAACGATAAGtcacgatttttatttcttgaatgtCGATGTCTCATTAATAGATAATCTTCACCATCAGCAACAGTTGTTTCtgtcaaaattttatcaattaaaacttCATAACgtgaattaacaattttatgtttcgtcataattttttgtactaataagataaagatctgatatttttttcctaattGTATCACTAATGCACATAGTGTATCCATTGCTGTATTTCGTAATTCTGGACACTGATCTAGAGTTCGTACTAAAGGATGCACAATTCTGGATGCAAAATCTGTAAAATCTAATGTATCTGCTAGATGATCAACAGTTTCAAGCGCTACTTTATTTACAGTTATTGGGCAATCAGTagcatgaaataattttacaattggtGGTAAAACTAAATGAAGATAATTATccaaattatttccaaatttttgaaGTGCTTGAAGAAGTTTGACTGTGACTGATTTATCTTTACTTGTGTCATGTGTTAAAACTCTTAATATTTGTGGCATTAATTgtggtaaataaattttaaactctgCACCCAATGCAACAGCAATGTGCTCAACTAAAAGTATCAGAGTACTCTGTAATGGACTATTCACTGtccaaaattctttaattaaattaaatatatcatccaaataatttctaatatgcTGTTTCACAATGGCAATAAGAATAGCCAATTGTTGAAATAGATATTCACGAAAATTAACATCTGCTGTACGAACTACATTAAGGAAACTTGGCATCACTTGAGAAATATATGGAACACATTTAATTCCTAAgcttttgaatataaaagttaCAGCTTGAACTACCATAGTATGATGTTGCGATAATGTTGGATCACGAATGATTCTCATAAGAGTTGCAATAGCAATAGCTGGATAATATTCTTCTAAAGTTGAAGAGGACATGTTGACCAACATTTCGCTAGTAGTTAAATCTTGTGTATTTTCAGCTTCACTTTTAGTATCAGCCATAGAAGTAAGGGTATCCAATTGAGAATCAATCTGACCAAGATTCATTTTATGTTTGTAAGGATCTAAAGCACCTAATAATCCAAGAACTCTTATAGTTTCTCTTCTAATAATTAGTTGTTGttctgtttttaaaaaatttatcaatacatCTAGTAATGAAGGATATTGCATATATGGCTTAACAACATGTCCTGTACTTCCCACTAATTGTCCAAGAACCCATAAAGCAACTCCTCTTTTTTCTGGAGAGCTTGCGTCGACTAGCATTTCAAGCAATATAGAGAGAAGTTCAGGCATCCATTGTTGCATTTCAGCACCATTAACTTCTGCTAAATCACCAATAGCGCGTAATATAGCTAAAATTACACCAGGATTTGATTCAGGCTCCTTTAATTTTGGAACAAGAACTTTTAGAATAGGTTCCATATATGGTCGAATAAGTCTAGGTGCACTGACTACTAAATGATCCAACATTCGTGCAGCTTGTTCCTTGTTACGACCCATACCTGAATGTTCTAATTcagttaaaaattgtataagtgTTTTACGTAAAGAAGGCATAACATATGCTGGATTCATTGTGCTTAATCGTCCGATTGTGCGAATTGCTAATTCCcttatttcaaacatttcatcattcattgcaataaataatgcGGAAAGATTTTCTGCTTGTGCTAAATGAATATCAAATGAATCATCCAGAGAAGCTAAAACCCAAAGTCTTACATCAGGATCTGTATCTGTTATACCTAcaactaataattttccaagaacAGTAGAGACAGTATTAGTCACTGTAGGTCCAGGTTGATTTAATGCTAATCGTAATAATCTTGAACATGTTCTTACAGCCTCCAATCGAACTTCTGCTTGTTCAGATGTAAGAAAATGATCAGCACATCGCCTTACAAATTGCAAAAGTGGATTGCcatcaaaattaaatgttcCTAAAGTTTTCAAAGCTAAAACTGTAGATGGAATATCCACTTCAGTTGGAGGACCAGATATAGGACTAGTTGCAGTCCATGGTGCACCAGGATGTCTTAAGGGTTTCTGCATCAAAACTTGAGATAACATTCGTAAAAGTCCTTGAGATATATCAGGTTTTAATGATGGAACACTATGAGCTAGTTCTCTGAGAGAAGTTGTAAGAATAGGACTTAATCCAGTCTGTAACATAGATTCTAACAAATCTCTCACATCTGCAGCTATAACTTGTTTTACTGCATGTCCAAGTAAAGTTATACAAATGAATACTGCAGGCTCCAAAGATGCTCCACGTTTCTTAGTAGATGTTTCCTTAGAAGGTAATAAACTTTTGatcatttccataatttttgaaagataagGATTTATTGAATCTTCTACTGCAACTGCTATAAATCCAATTGTTGTAAATGCAGCatatctatctttttctctACTACGTAAAGTCATTAGAAGATATGCTAGTGATTCTCTCAAATGatcttttgtaaatttttctttattaaatgctGCAAGTCTTGGTAATAACATCATAAGAGCATGTTGAATATGTGGATTTCTAGATATTCTCTGATTCATtacatcattatatatatcatctaaTCGTTCTTGCATTAAACAACGACATACTGCAGATTCATGTGATGGATATAATGTCTGTTGAGAATTAGTCGAATTTTGAGAAGAATTAGACCATTTAGATACTATTGTTGTTTTTAATCGAGGCATTAATGACAATATGTCATTCTCATTTTGTTGAGTAGAACAATTCAATCGTTCCATTAAagcttcataatttttttcccattGAATGTTACTACATCTtagtaattcatttaatattaacagtGAACCATGTATTCTATCATCTCTATTTACTCCTCTTTCTCTAGTATATATTTCCTCAAATCCTGTTACTATTTCATCATAGCATTGTTTGTACCATTGTGATTTGTGCATTTGTTTTGCTGTTTCCCTCTGTGCAGTAACAACTAAAGCAGCTCTTAATGCTTCAACAGCACCTTCTCTTATCACAGGTTTTGGATCACGTATTGCATTAAATATGAGTTCAAAAAATGGTGTcacttgttgaaaaaaatatgttggcATAGAAACAGCAAGTTCTCTTAAAACAAGAACAGCAGCATGTCTTTTACCTTCATGTCTATCACCACCAAGCCATTCAAAGGCACGCTTTACTTCAAATTCTACATATTCTGCTGTATAAGTACCAGAAACTAATGCTAGTTTACCAACTGTTTTAGCAGCTAATTCCATAACACCCACATCGTTAGAgggtaataaatttcttaaataatttgcaaatctTATAGTTCTTGTATTAATGTTTCCAACATCAGCTCCAATAAGGCAAACTATAGCTAAGAtacctccttttttttcatttacatctGAACCAGATAccatttcaaatatatgatGATTAAATTCATCCATAAAAGCTGTAATTTCTTCCTGTGATACTTCACGTAGTTCTGTTTTGACATAGAGACATAGATCTCTAGCTGCTTTGTTAcgtatttcttcatttctggATTTAAGTCTTTGAACAAATTGTTGTACAAGTATACTTgacattgttaaaaatttttaaatgccaattctacaatattatttttataaatcttcacgtatgttatctaaaaaaataacatttttaaatatgaaaaaaagttaagaaaagatataaattagtattatttctCACATATCTACTTGACATCACACAAATTTTGCGTTTGATAATACATCATTTTTGTGATtgtcattatttcttttaattccttGATgtgtgattaaaattaaatgttttcaatCACATTATTACAGTACGTCtgtcatataaatttttcatgttttgaTACTCGTCAATTACgagtcaaataaataataaatcgagatctcttattcttttatttgtgtGTCATAAACAcacaaataattgaattatttcaatgccattaatttagtaaatttatagtaaatatagaaaaacaaCTATGATGCGTTGTTCGAAAGAACTATCTTAAGTTTATAACCTCTACATTGGTTAATAAGAGATGCTCAACTAAATTGTGTGCTTTGAATACTCCCCCactctttttcattaaatattcgtatatgtttcctattatttataattcatatctaGTTTAtactattgtaataaaaaataataaaaaaaaatatttaatagaaaaatttttaaattatttagtacaccaataaataaaagaaattaaatattttaaatatgtaaataagattgataaatacaaacttatatcaattttaattttatttatatatcttataatcgaaataaatgttgcaaaattactataatattacaaagctattaattctataagtatttcaatttaaatttgttattaatgtttctaagaaagagaaagaatttttaatgaaatagctaaactttaagattattatttttaaatttcataaaatcagttatttcaaaattatatttttattcaataaataataatttatattcatttacattttttgtatgaattaaatagatataaatatatattatatatgtactaatataaatatatgtattaatacaataaatatattaataatatggtttataataatataaaaataatataaaataaatataatatatatataataaataagctgagaatttatttatcaatcaaatatacatatatattttttattacaataggTAAATATAAGTATCTTATGTAAATActcacttatatatttatagtaagtTATATTCATAGTAAGTTCATTCATTGTTATCTAGTCACGTGATTAGaatggtttttttttaatatgcagCTGATTAAAATCtagttatgaaattaaaatatattatcgataaattattattaatattaaactgaATCtagttttataaacatatattgaaaaataatttaaatataaattttaatattaatagtttaatatattcaatagatATATTCAATCTAAAAGTGTCATAACCTTTCTATTAATGATGAAACATAAGTTTTAATGACTTTCCATTTTGTGAATTGTTTAGTTCCTATgagcatattaaaaaatgacacttatttggaaattctttactagaaatattatttcacaaaaaataaaattttgtaaatcgccaattatacataaacaattattttatatatatttaacatcatCAGCCAGAATTAATCGGAAAACCTGTATATTTAACACTTTAAGATATTATGGAACAAATACTTTAGAAACTAAAACTTTAAATGTacgatttattacaaaaaaaaaagaaacttcagAATTGAAAAACCTAATTGTGTTAGCAGTACCTGAGAAATGGAGGTTATTCAGTGCTATTacttttttactaatttcatCTACTATAACAATGGCAGTACCATTTTGTttaggaaaattaattgatatcatTAATACAAGTGATAAAaaggatatgaaaaaaaatcttaatcaattatgtatcattttatttggaatatttgcCTTTGGAGGTCTATGTAATTTTTGCAGAGTATATTTAATGTCTACTACTGGACATAGAATTACTCAATCTTTGAGGAAACAATTATATGCTGCTATTCTTCGACAAGAAATagcaatttttgataaatgtaaTACAGGAGAATTTGTTGGTCGATTATCtggtataaattcaaatttcaaaattctattacataaatattattttttcatatttgattatttttaggaGATACACAACTTGTTAGCAATGCTCTGACAAGCAATATATCAGATGGATTACGTTTTGCCTTTATGAGCATTTCTGGAATATCTATGATGTTTTATACTTCTCCTAAATTGGCTATAGTTAGTCTAGCAATTGTTCCACCAGTTGCTGGTTTAGCTATAGTATGTggtcgttttttaaaaaagatttccaGAGACATACAAAACAATTTAGCAtcactaaatataatatctgaaGAAAGAATTAGTAATATAAGAACAGTAAAagctttttcaaaagaaataaatgaaaccaattattataattctcaaCTAGATGATATGCTTAAAGTTTGTTATAAAGAAAGTTTATGCAGAGGAATGTTTTTTGGATTAACTGGTTTTTCTGGAAATATGATTATCTTATCAGTGTTATATTATGGTGGAACTATGATTTCTGATTCCTCTCTTACAATTGGAAGCTTAAGTGCATTCTTAGGGTATGCTGTATATGTTGCAATTTCTTTGAATGGGTTATCTTCATTTTATAGCGAATTAAATAAAGCATTGGGTGCAAATATACGTTTAGTcgaattgattgaaaaagaatCAGCAATACCAATTTATGGTGgtgaaattctgaaaaatcaaCTATCAGGTGATATTGAATTTCGCAATGTCAGTTTTGCTTATCCTACAAGAGAAAATACATgggttttgaaaaatttcagttTAAAAATCCCTTCATGCACAGTAGTTGCTATTGTTGGAGCATCAGGTTCTGGAAAATCTACAATAGCT
The sequence above is drawn from the Apis cerana isolate GH-2021 linkage group LG11, AcerK_1.0, whole genome shotgun sequence genome and encodes:
- the LOC107995862 gene encoding serine/threonine-protein kinase mTOR isoform X1, which produces MSSILVQQFVQRLKSRNEEIRNKAARDLCLYVKTELREVSQEEITAFMDEFNHHIFEMVSGSDVNEKKGGILAIVCLIGADVGNINTRTIRFANYLRNLLPSNDVGVMELAAKTVGKLALVSGTYTAEYVEFEVKRAFEWLGGDRHEGKRHAAVLVLRELAVSMPTYFFQQVTPFFELIFNAIRDPKPVIREGAVEALRAALVVTAQRETAKQMHKSQWYKQCYDEIVTGFEEIYTRERGVNRDDRIHGSLLILNELLRCSNIQWEKNYEALMERLNCSTQQNENDILSLMPRLKTTIVSKWSNSSQNSTNSQQTLYPSHESAVCRCLMQERLDDIYNDVMNQRISRNPHIQHALMMLLPRLAAFNKEKFTKDHLRESLAYLLMTLRSREKDRYAAFTTIGFIAVAVEDSINPYLSKIMEMIKSLLPSKETSTKKRGASLEPAVFICITLLGHAVKQVIAADVRDLLESMLQTGLSPILTTSLRELAHSVPSLKPDISQGLLRMLSQVLMQKPLRHPGAPWTATSPISGPPTEVDIPSTVLALKTLGTFNFDGNPLLQFVRRCADHFLTSEQAEVRLEAVRTCSRLLRLALNQPGPTVTNTVSTVLGKLLVVGITDTDPDVRLWVLASLDDSFDIHLAQAENLSALFIAMNDEMFEIRELAIRTIGRLSTMNPAYVMPSLRKTLIQFLTELEHSGMGRNKEQAARMLDHLVVSAPRLIRPYMEPILKVLVPKLKEPESNPGVILAILRAIGDLAEVNGAEMQQWMPELLSILLEMLVDASSPEKRGVALWVLGQLVGSTGHVVKPYMQYPSLLDVLINFLKTEQQLIIRRETIRVLGLLGALDPYKHKMNLGQIDSQLDTLTSMADTKSEAENTQDLTTSEMLVNMSSSTLEEYYPAIAIATLMRIIRDPTLSQHHTMVVQAVTFIFKSLGIKCVPYISQVMPSFLNVVRTADVNFREYLFQQLAILIAIVKQHIRNYLDDIFNLIKEFWTVNSPLQSTLILLVEHIAVALGAEFKIYLPQLMPQILRVLTHDTSKDKSVTVKLLQALQKFGNNLDNYLHLVLPPIVKLFHATDCPITVNKVALETVDHLADTLDFTDFASRIVHPLVRTLDQCPELRNTAMDTLCALVIQLGKKYQIFILLVQKIMTKHKIVNSRYEVLIDKILTETTVADGEDYLLMRHRHSRNKNRDLSLTSSDTTTIKRLHVSASNLQKAWTATRRVSKDDWLEWLRSLSIGLLKESPSPALRSCWALAQTYSKLPRDLFNAAFVSCWTELDDTYKAELIQTLQQALMVPDLPEITQTILNLAEFMEHCDKGPLPLDNKILGERAMHCRAYAKALHYKEDEFHKSRNSNVFESLISINNKLQQKEAAEGLLEYVMNQNNQQDLKVQVRWYEKLHNWDKALQLYRERLESDSTDVESTLGEMRCLEALGEWGQLHDVATKQWSHQNDETKQRMARMAAAAAWGLNQWESMEKYVSLIPKDTQDGAFYRAVLAIHDEQYNIAHQLIDSARDLLDTELTAMAGESYQRAYNAMVEVQKLAELEEVIQFKLVPERRSTIKSMWWERLQGGQRIVEDWQKIIQVHTLVVSPQDDMYTWLKYASLCRKSGSLMLCHKTLVMLLGTDPSLTPDQALPTTHPQVTFAYCKHMWVANKREEAYNQLQRFVQMSLQPTTLSVVNQEDEKQQEIRKRLLARCYLKLGEWLEALQGINEHSIPAVLSYYAAATEHDPTWYKAWHAFAYTNFETVLFYKHQQGDSNTENIPGNGTHNNLSSSQYISQFTVPAVEGFFRSINLSHGNSLQDTLRLLTLWFDYGQWPEVYEAIVEGIRLIEINTWLQVIPQLIARIDTPRALVGRCIHHLLIDIGKTHPQALVYPLTVASKSASHARKTAANKILKNMCEHSPTLVQQAMMASDELIRVAILWHELWHEGLEEASRLYFGERNVRGMFDTLEPLHAMLERGPQTLKETSFNQAYGRDLMEAQEWCRRYKASRNVRDLNQAWDLYYHVFRRISRQLPQLTSLELQYVSPKLLLCRDLELAVPGSYSPGQPIVRIASIHSSMQVITSKQRPRKLCIKGSNGKDYMFLLKGHEDLRQDERVMQLFGLVNTLLLHDPDTFRRNLTIQRYAVIPLSTNSGLIGWVPHCDTLHTLIRDYREKKKILLNIEHKIMLRMAPGYDHLMLMQKVEVFEHALEHTYGDDLSRLLWLKSPSSEVWFDRRTNYTRSLAVMSMVGYILGLGDRHPSNLMLDRLSGKILHIDFGDCFEVAMTREKFPEKIPFRLTRMLINAMEVTGIEGTYRRTCESVMSVLHRNKDSLMAVLEAFVYDPLLNWRLMDNAALKGKRSDAQGMSASSNQEQSDALDSLTATLPKKGVPCSVENGGDTNQPEALNKKALAIITRVRDKLTGRDFSHEETLSVQRQVDLLIQQATNNENLCQCYIGWYFFITLFTIYYKIISDFHYLFVNYIIYK